The following proteins come from a genomic window of Metarhizium brunneum chromosome 2, complete sequence:
- the Abca4_0 gene encoding Retinal-specific phospholipid-transporting ATPase ABCA4, translating to MKGFIRQLASLIYKNLLVSIARRPLGFLLSVYGFPLAILGLLLAIPSFLPQLNTFGVSTAEPIKPLASTVTRKLVIVKRPDLGHDVDAVIRTFTQPVQRDLLVFHDDEASLPSVCLPDTRGVSDCHAIVIFKDSPLTTSEARLANPPNGNHTWTYTIQADPARDNRNFDIKKHKSDQEDLYMPLQLAINNAITNSTIVPETVMFTPQEEANEDQKNFNSNAALIGRIYTFALIAAHFTIIYGLASFITSERESGMSQLIDSMGGGTAIIARVLSWLLTLDLVALPCYIAMGALYQRLAFPSSSAGTLIGWQILLGFAVNSSTAFASAFFSKSRVSAVYIIFVFLVLSIAAQMYASESRPHPQHATVAALSFLFPSANSVYFTQQMALWQLAGLAADLGKMPAETAGLFSTSYAVSQSSLLLFLGLSVFIYAAAAVGVEKMLHGIHYRKRRFTPRPSMDSTGAVVQTHDLKKRFKPSLWSRICCCCCFCGRKKTVAAVDGISFEAQRGQIMCLVGPNGSGKTTTLHIMSGFINPTEGSVALEAAPSQVGICPQRNTLWDSLTVGEHVRIWNGIKSGSRSSEELEQLIGQCDLSPKRGFKARELSGGQKRKLQLACMFVGDSSVCLIDECTSGLDPLSRRAIWEILLQQRARRSIIFTTHFLDEVDILADHIVLLAGGKIKCQGAPAQLKSQHGGGYKVLVPPSAPDLGHGYPPTTHQDRTMYAVPDSAAASRLVSMYLGAGVRDVAISGPQFEDVFLNLLQDDVALDPSKSLANVDPYFSMSPGTTTSSWTQFRVLYGKRWNVLTRFWSPYLFAVIVPLAVTFLAGGIIKDYSPPGCDALQDTFRMDYAGLKWNESCPQSGTCDRLSISPSQANATLFSLVRNGYRELSTVSAKAYSEFADVQTSRDDVLKHIEQNKTAAGYGGIFAGTSTEAPMIAYRILTFGDQSGSQLLDIWSQMQGGLEINSSQESMPKTRRAADVGGVAYLLFFTFVQIFYPASFVLYPAIEKSRKVRAVQYANGVRRAPLWAAYAAFDFLWVLIVSVGVMGLSALKLNFNGPMLILLPTLALYGVAATLMGYVVAHFTDGPLKSYLATLGIGFLSWIVVAIATLVNDSPSSLTAIAFGADLFLPIGNIFRTLLVGLNLKEAGCKDGRPVEVGTIYSFGGPLLYLFLQIFALLIIITWLEGGFPSLGSWRYSRVSNPHRFSDVELADISAYEAQLGGDPVSEEASRAERTETDLLRVLHASKHFGSNKAVDDVTFGLPRSDVMALLGPNGAGKSTLVNMIQGEFSPSQGKMLLCQEDSRSPSSKKHLGVCPQYDAPDLMNTRDHLYFYGRIKGIQKVKENVEYLMAKLDLTRHARTQASKLSGGNKRKLMLALALMGTPSILVLDEPTSAMDAVAKRQFWKVIQEIAKDRSVLLTTHSMEEADALCTRTVIMARRILAIGTTQALRQRYNNEYFVNLVLGSAPKSTAAEMGQVTEWVRRAAPDARFEREVLGGQVRFTLPTAVNDGGSTGGLPIARLMEALEQSKRALGIEHYSVSGPTLEDVFLSVVRENNVEEENGAEKKRALLDVSRVRVRFPGKGRAWCRL from the exons TCCGGCAACTCGCCAGCCTCATCTACAAAAACCTACTCGTCTCCATCGCAAGACGGCCGCTCGGCTTCCTCCTCTCTGTCTACGGATTTCCACTTGctatactgggtcttctcCTCGCCATCCCCTCGTTTCTCCCGCAGCTCAACACGTTTGGCGTGTCGACCGCCGAGCCCATCAAGCCGCTCGCCTCGACCGTCACCCGCAAGCTTGTCATTGTCAAGCGACCCGACTTGGGCCACGATGTCGACGCGGTGATTCGCACCTTTACCCAGCCCGTCCAAAGGGACCTTTTGGTTTtccacgacgacgaggcgTCACTGCCGTCGGTGTGCCTCCCCGACACCCGCGGAGTCAGCGACTGCCACGCCATTGTCATCTTCAAGGACTCGCCGTTGACCACGTCCGAGGCACGTCTGGCCAATCCTCCCAATGGAAATCATACATGGACGTACACGATACAGGCGGATCCCGCGCGGGACAACCGCAACTTCGACATCAAAAAACACAAGAGTGATCAGGAGGACTTGTATATGCCGCTGCAGCTTGCCATCAACAATGCCATTACCAACTCGACCATTGTCCCGGAAACCGTCATGTTCACGCCCCAGGAGGAGGCCAACGAGGACCAAAAAAACTTCAACTCCAACGCTGCCCTCATCGGCAGAATTTACACATTTGCGCTCATCGCGGCCCACTTCACCATCATATACGGCCTGGCGAGCTTCATCACCTCGGAGCGGGAATCGGGCATGTCCCAGCTCATCGACTcgatgggcggcggcaccgcCATTATAGCCCGCGTCCTGAGCTGGCTGCTCACCCTCGACCTGGTTGCTCTGCCGTGCTACATTGCCATGGGCGCATTGTATCAGCGCCTGGCGTTCCCCAGCTCGAGCGCCGGCACACTCATCGGTTGGCAGATACTGCTCGGCTTTGCCGTCAACAGCTCGACGGCCTTTgcctcggccttcttctccaagtcgCGCGTGTCCGCCGTGTATATCATCTTTGTGTTTCTCGTCCTGTCCATTGCCGCGCAGATGTACGCCTCGGAGTCCCGGCCGCACCCTCAGCATGcgacggtggcggcgctcTCGTTTCTGTTCCCCAGCGCCAACAGCGTCTACTTTACCCAGCAAATGGCCCTGTGGCAGCTGGCCGGCCTTGCAGCAGACCTTGGCAAGATGCCCGCCGAGACGGCCGGGCTCTTCTCTACCTCGTACGCGGTCAGCCAGAGCAGCCTGTTGCTTTTCCTGGGCCTCAGTGTGTTCATCTATGCCGCGGCTGCCGTTGGGGTCGAGAAGATGCTCCACGGCATCCATTATCGAAAGAGACGGTTTACTCCGCGGCCATCGATGGACTCGACGGGCGCCGTGGTGCAGACTCACGATTTGAAGAAGCGGTTCAAACCTAGTTTGTGGTCGCGGatatgctgctgctgctgcttttgCGGTaggaagaagacggtcgCGGCCGTAGACGGCATCAGCTTCGAAGCGCAAAGGGGCCAGATCATGTGCCTGGTCGGGCCCAACGGGTCGGGCAAGACGACAACCCTCCACATCATGTCCGGCTTCATCAACCCGACCGAAGGGTCAGTCGCGCTGGAAGCCGCGCCGTCGCAGGTCGGCATCTGCCCGCAGCGCAACACCCTGTGGGACAGCCTGACGGTCGGGGAGCACGTCCGCATCTGGAACGGCATCAAGTCTGGCAGTCGGTCGAgcgaggagctggagcagctgATCGGGCAGTGCGACCTCTCCCCCAAGCGCGGGTTCAAGGCGCGGGAGCTCAGCGGCGGCCAGAAGCGCAAGCTGCAGCTGGCCTGCATGTTTGTCGGCGACTCGTCCGTGTGCTTGATTGACGAGTGTACGTCCGGGCTGGATCCCCTTTCGCGGAGGGCCATCTGGGAGATTCTCCTGCAGCAGCGGGCCAGGCGCAGCATCATATTCACGACGCACttcctcgacgaggtcgacATTCTCGCCGACCAcatcgtcctcctcgccggcggcaagatCAAGTGCCAGGGCGCGCCGGCGCAGCTGAAAAGCCAGCACGGTGGCGGGTATAAAGTCCTTGTTCCTCCCTCCGCGCCTGATCTGGGCCACGGATACCCCCCTACGACGCACCAAGACAGGACCATGTACGCGGTTCCCGACTCGGCAGCGGCCTCGCGCCTGGTATCCATGTATCTGGGCGCGGGGGTGCGCGACGTTGCGATTTCGGGGCCGCAGTTTGAGGACGTGTTCCTGAACCTCCTCCAAGACGATGTCGCCCTCGACCCGTCCAAGAGCTTGGCAAACGTCGACCCGTACTTTAGCATGAGCCcggggacgacgacgtcttcATGGACCCAGTTTCGCGTTCTCTACGGGAAGCGCTGGAACGTGCTGACTAGATTCTGGAGTCCGTACCTGTTCGCCGTCATTGTGCCGCTCGCGGTTACGTTTCTGGCCGGGGGCATCATCAAAGACTACAGCCCCCCCGGCTGTGACGCGCTGCAGGATACCTTTCGCATGGACTACGCGGGGTTGAAGTGGAACGAATCGTGTCCGCAGTCGGGGACGTGCGACCGGCTTTCTATTTCGCCGAGCCAGGCCAACGCGACGCTCTTTTCTCTGGTGAGGAACGGCTACCGGGAGCTGTCTACTGTAAGCGCCAAGGCATACAGCGAGTTTGCCGACGTGCAGACGTCGCGAGATGATGTGCTCAAGCACATTGAGCAGAATAAGACGGCCGCCGGGTACGGCGGCATCTTTGCCGGAACGTCTACGGAAGCGCCCATGATTGCGTACCGGATCTTGACGTTTGGCGACCAGTCCGGCTCCCAACTCCTGGATATCTGGAGCCAGATGCAGGGAGGGCTGGAAATCAACTCCTCCCAAGAGTCCATGCCCAAGACGCGCAGG GCCGCGGACGTCGGGGGCGTCGCGTACCTCCTCTTCTTTACCTTTGTGCAAATATTCTACCCTGCAAGCTTTGTTCTGTACCCGGCCATTGAGAAATCGCGCAAGGTCAGGGCAGTGCAGTACGCAAACGGGGTTCGGCGAGCGCCCCTTTGGGCCGCCTATGCTGCCTTTGACTTCCTCTGGGTTCTCATCGTCTCGGTGGGCGTCATGGGCCTGAGCGCCTTGAAGCTCAACTTCAACGGTCCCATGCTCATCCTGTTGCCGACTCTGGCGCTGTACGGGGTTGCCGCCACGCTGATGGGATATGTTGTTGCGCACTTTACAGACGGGCCCCTCAAGTCATACTTGGCGACTCTGGGGATCGGCTTCCTTTCGTGGATTGTAGTAGCGATTGCGACGCTG GTTAATGACAGCCCATCGAGCCTGACCGCCATCGCATTTGGCGCCGACCTCTTCTTACCCATTGGAAACATCTTCAGGACGCTTCTGGTCGGGCTGAACTTGAAGGAGGCGGGCTGCAAAGACGGAAGGCCCGTAGAGGTAGGGACCATCTACAGCTTCGGCGGCCCGCTGCTGTACCTCTTCTTGCAGATCTTTGCGCTTCTCATCATCATTACGTGGTTGGAAGGCGGCTTTCCGTCCCTCGGCTCCTGGCGGTACAGCCGTGTCTCGAATCCGCATAGGTTCTCGGACGTGGAACTGGCCGACATTTCCGCGTATGAAGCGCAGCTTGGGGGCGACCCGGTATCGGAGGAGGCGTCGCGCGCGGAGAGGACGGAGACGGACCTCCTACGGGTGCTGCACGCCAGCAAACACTTTGGCTCGAACAAGGCCGTGGATGATGTTACTTTCGGCCTGCCTCGAAGCGACGTCATGGCCCTGTTGGGTCCCAACGGTGCCGGCAAATCCACCCTGGTCAACATGATACAGGGCGAATTCTCACCAAGCCAGGGCAAGATGCTGCTTTGCCAGGAAGACAGCCGTTCCCCCTCGTCCAAGAAACATTTGGGAG TCTGCCCTCAATATGACGCGCCCGACCTGATGAACACGCGCGACCATTTGTACTTTTACGGCCGTATCAAGGGGATacaaaaggtcaaggagaATGTCGAGTACCTCATGGCCAAGCTCGACCTCACGCGCCACGCGCGAACCCAAGCCTCCAAGCTCTCGGGGGGTAATAAAAGAAAGCTCATGCTGGCTCTGGCGCTGATGGGCACCCCATCCATCCTCGTGCTAGACGAGCCAACATCGGCCATGGACGCGGTGGCAAAGCGCCAGTTCTGGAAAGTGATCCAGGAGATTGCCAAAGATCGCTCTGTCCTCCTCACG ACACATAGCATGGAGGAAGCCGACGCCCTCTGCACACgcaccgtcatcatggcgcGCCGGATCCTGGCCATCGGGACCACGCAGGCGCTGCGTCAGCGGTACAACAACGAGTACTTTGTCAATCTTGTTCTCGGGTCCGCGCCGAAATCAACGGCAGCCGAGATGGGGCAGGTGACGGAGTGGGTGAGGCGCGCGGCGCCAGACGCCCGGTTCGAGCGCGAGGTGCTCGGCGGCCAGGTCCGCTTCACGCTGCCGACGGCCGTGAACGACGGGGGGAGCACGGGCGGGCTGCCGATCGCGCGACTCATGGAGGCGCTGGAGCAGAGCAAGCGGGCCTTGGGGATAGAGCACTACTCCGTCAGCGGGCCGACGCTCGAGGACGTGTTCCTGAGCGTGGTCAGGGAGAAcaatgtcgaggaggagaatggcgcggagaagaagagggcgcTGCTGGACGTGAGCCGTGTGAGGGTGCGGTTTCCCGGAAAGGGGAGAGCCTGGTGCCGCCTGTAG